Proteins from a genomic interval of Halopseudomonas litoralis:
- a CDS encoding ABC transporter permease, producing MIGRDLPLASRLLLREWRAGELRIMLLALVIAVLVSTAISFFTDRLQRGMATRAAEFLGADMRISSREPLPAELLQEAIRSNLQHTDIVNFSSVTSSGSEMQLSSIKAVGAGYPLRGEVRTSQQAFGAEQVASGIPDSGTVWIEPRLLNVLGLEVGDQLEIGYAQLQIAALLTHEPDRAGDFYSLTPRVLMNLDDLPATRVVQPGSRVRYRLLVSGAEADLQNYRQWLEPRLGDHQRLTSVADDNRQIGSALERANQFLGLASIAAVVLAGVAVALSASRFASRHYDTSALLRCLGASRGRTLRLFLIQLLGLGILATVIGLLLGWLMQWGLVHLLRELLPPDLPPAGIKPLLVGSATGLIGLLGFALPPLLRLGRVSPLRVLRRELTPLPGSAWVIYGLALSGLSLLMWQFTGNLPMTLAVIFGGALAALLLGSLAWLLLQASGKRLRNAGLAWRLGSGQLLKQPTAAAGQILAFGLILMSMVVIFILRTELLDTWQAQLPDDAPNHFALNILPAEEPAFRQALADIGARSAPLYPVTQGRLTAINGEAVREHVTKDSPGERAINRDLSLTWAADLPADNQLREGQWWEELPASESHRVSVEAELADSLGVSLGDQLSFIISGATLEAEVSSIREVNWDNFTPNFYMVFSPGALDGKPSTLLTSFNLPADQREGLRELTRAFPAMTLLEVEAILEQLRDILDQVTLAVEYVLVFVLLAGFTVLFASLQSTLDSRLYEGALLRTLGARRDLLRKANRLEFSLLGALAGLLAIVAAELITWLLYRFALNLDWQPHYLLWLLVPIGGALLIGIAGALGTRAVVNQSPMQLINRGG from the coding sequence ATGATCGGCCGCGACCTGCCTCTGGCCTCGCGCCTGCTGCTGCGTGAATGGCGCGCCGGCGAACTGCGGATCATGCTGCTGGCGCTGGTGATTGCGGTACTGGTCAGCACTGCCATCAGCTTCTTCACCGATCGCCTGCAACGCGGCATGGCAACGCGCGCCGCGGAGTTTCTCGGCGCTGACATGCGCATCTCATCGCGCGAGCCACTGCCTGCAGAACTCCTCCAGGAAGCTATCAGAAGCAACCTGCAACATACTGATATCGTTAATTTCTCCAGCGTCACCTCAAGCGGATCCGAGATGCAGTTGAGCAGCATCAAAGCGGTTGGCGCCGGCTATCCGTTGCGCGGCGAGGTACGCACCAGCCAGCAGGCATTCGGCGCGGAGCAGGTTGCCAGCGGCATTCCCGACAGCGGTACGGTGTGGATCGAACCGCGTTTGCTCAATGTGCTCGGACTGGAGGTCGGCGATCAACTGGAAATTGGTTATGCCCAGCTGCAGATTGCCGCCCTGCTGACCCACGAACCGGATCGCGCCGGCGATTTCTACAGCCTCACCCCGCGCGTATTGATGAACCTTGATGATCTGCCCGCCACCCGCGTGGTGCAACCCGGCAGCCGGGTACGCTACCGACTGCTGGTCAGCGGTGCCGAAGCGGACCTGCAGAACTACCGCCAATGGCTGGAGCCGCGCCTGGGAGACCACCAACGCCTGACCTCGGTCGCCGATGATAACCGGCAGATCGGCAGTGCATTGGAGCGCGCCAACCAGTTCCTCGGGCTGGCCAGTATCGCCGCCGTCGTCTTGGCCGGGGTGGCCGTGGCCCTGTCCGCCAGCCGCTTTGCCAGTCGCCACTACGACACCAGCGCCCTGCTGCGCTGCCTGGGAGCCAGCCGGGGGCGCACCCTGCGGCTGTTTCTCATTCAGCTGCTGGGGCTGGGCATTCTTGCTACGGTGATCGGCCTGCTGCTCGGCTGGCTCATGCAATGGGGGCTGGTGCACCTGCTACGCGAGCTACTACCGCCAGACTTGCCGCCGGCCGGTATCAAGCCATTACTGGTCGGCTCGGCCACCGGCCTGATCGGTTTGCTCGGCTTTGCCCTGCCGCCGCTGCTGCGTCTGGGTCGGGTATCGCCCTTGCGCGTGCTGCGTCGGGAGCTGACGCCACTGCCGGGGAGTGCCTGGGTTATCTACGGTCTGGCATTGAGTGGGCTCAGTCTGTTGATGTGGCAATTCACCGGCAATCTGCCGATGACCCTGGCGGTGATCTTCGGCGGCGCGCTGGCGGCTCTGCTGCTCGGGAGTCTCGCCTGGCTGCTGTTGCAGGCCAGCGGCAAGCGCCTGCGCAATGCCGGACTGGCCTGGCGCCTGGGCAGCGGCCAGTTGCTGAAACAGCCGACAGCCGCCGCCGGCCAGATTCTCGCCTTCGGCTTGATCCTGATGTCCATGGTGGTGATCTTCATTCTGCGTACCGAGTTGCTGGATACCTGGCAAGCGCAGCTGCCAGACGATGCCCCGAATCACTTCGCCCTGAATATCCTGCCCGCGGAAGAACCTGCGTTCCGCCAGGCATTGGCTGATATTGGCGCCCGCAGCGCTCCGCTGTACCCGGTCACGCAGGGCCGTCTGACCGCCATCAATGGCGAAGCCGTACGCGAACATGTCACCAAGGACAGTCCCGGCGAGCGCGCCATCAACCGCGACCTGAGCCTGACCTGGGCGGCCGACCTGCCCGCGGACAATCAGCTGCGGGAAGGTCAATGGTGGGAGGAGCTTCCCGCCAGCGAAAGCCATCGGGTATCGGTGGAAGCGGAACTGGCCGACAGCCTCGGCGTCAGTCTGGGCGACCAACTGAGCTTCATCATCAGCGGCGCAACACTGGAAGCCGAGGTCAGCAGCATACGTGAGGTCAACTGGGACAACTTCACGCCCAACTTCTACATGGTGTTTTCACCCGGCGCCCTGGATGGCAAACCCAGCACCCTGCTCACCAGCTTCAATCTACCTGCAGATCAGCGCGAGGGCCTGCGCGAGCTGACCCGCGCTTTTCCCGCCATGACGCTGCTGGAAGTCGAAGCCATACTGGAGCAGCTGCGCGATATTCTCGACCAGGTCACCCTGGCGGTGGAATATGTGCTGGTGTTCGTGCTGCTGGCCGGGTTCACCGTGTTGTTCGCCTCGCTACAATCCACACTGGACAGCCGACTTTACGAAGGTGCATTGCTGCGTACCCTGGGTGCCCGTCGAGACCTTCTGCGCAAGGCCAACCGTCTGGAGTTCAGCCTGCTCGGCGCCCTGGCGGGCCTGCTGGCCATCGTCGCGGCCGAACTCATCACCTGGCTACTGTACCGCTTCGCCCTGAACCTGGACTGGCAACCGCACTATCTGCTCTGGCTACTGGTACCCATCGGCGGCGCCCTGCTGATCGGCATCGCCGGCGCCCTGGGCACCCGCGCCGTGGTCAACCAGAGCCCCATGCAACTGATCAATCGAGGTGGGTGA
- a CDS encoding ABC transporter ATP-binding protein yields MSDSVIIARHLSKVVDAPEATLTILDDVSLSIARGSSVAIVGASGSGKSTLLSLLAGLDLPSSGEVILAGESLSALDEDQRAALRAEHVGFVFQSFQLLDSLNALENVMLPLELDGRRDAAVRARQLLERVGLNQRTSHYPRQLSGGEQQRVAIARAFASEPAILFADEPTGNLDAVTGARITDLLFELNREQGTTLVMVTHDERLAQRCESALHIEAGRIREDQP; encoded by the coding sequence ATGTCAGACAGCGTTATCATTGCCCGCCACCTTAGCAAAGTCGTCGATGCCCCGGAAGCCACGCTGACCATCCTCGACGATGTCAGTCTGAGCATTGCGCGCGGCAGCAGTGTGGCCATTGTCGGCGCGTCCGGCTCGGGCAAATCTACCCTGTTGAGTCTGCTGGCCGGCCTCGATCTGCCCAGCAGCGGCGAGGTCATTCTCGCCGGCGAATCGCTCAGTGCACTGGATGAAGATCAACGCGCCGCCCTGCGCGCCGAACATGTCGGCTTTGTATTCCAGTCATTCCAGCTGCTGGATAGCCTGAACGCCCTGGAAAACGTTATGCTGCCTCTGGAGCTTGATGGTCGTCGGGACGCGGCGGTGCGGGCCCGGCAATTACTGGAGCGCGTTGGTCTGAATCAGCGCACCAGCCATTATCCCCGGCAGCTGTCGGGTGGCGAACAACAGCGTGTCGCCATCGCCCGGGCCTTCGCCAGCGAACCGGCTATCCTGTTTGCTGATGAGCCGACCGGCAACCTCGACGCGGTTACCGGGGCACGCATCACCGACCTGCTGTTCGAGCTCAACCGCGAACAGGGCACCACACTGGTGATGGTCACACATGATGAGCGCCTGGCGCAGCGCTGTGAGAGCGCCCTGCATATCGAAGCCGGACGCATCAGGGAAGACCAGCCATGA
- a CDS encoding arylesterase, with product MSVWKKYAASILLCLLAMPASAQNILLVGDSISAAFGLEIEQGWVRLLEQRLADENQPHEVVNASVSGDTTAGGLARLPALLEQVEPALVMIELGGNDGLRALPTGNMQQNLSAMVTLARNAGADVILLGMRIPPNYGPRYSDAFEKVFAEVADEHDVPLVPFFLKGVGGVQGLMQSDGVHPTAAAQPILLDNAWPSIKQWLRQ from the coding sequence ATGAGTGTCTGGAAGAAATACGCTGCGTCCATTCTGTTGTGCCTGCTGGCGATGCCCGCATCGGCGCAGAATATTCTGCTGGTCGGCGATAGTATCAGTGCCGCTTTCGGGCTGGAAATCGAACAGGGCTGGGTAAGGCTGCTGGAGCAGCGCTTGGCTGATGAAAATCAGCCCCACGAGGTGGTCAATGCCTCGGTGAGCGGCGACACCACGGCGGGTGGCCTGGCCCGGCTGCCCGCGCTGTTGGAGCAGGTGGAGCCGGCGCTGGTGATGATCGAGCTGGGCGGCAATGATGGCCTGCGAGCACTGCCGACCGGGAATATGCAACAGAATCTTTCTGCCATGGTCACGCTGGCCAGAAACGCCGGTGCCGACGTCATTCTATTGGGTATGCGCATCCCGCCGAATTACGGTCCGCGTTACTCGGATGCTTTTGAAAAAGTGTTCGCTGAGGTTGCCGATGAGCATGATGTTCCGCTGGTGCCCTTTTTTCTGAAAGGCGTGGGTGGGGTGCAAGGCTTGATGCAGAGCGATGGCGTGCATCCAACAGCTGCAGCCCAGCCGATTTTGCTGGATAATGCCTGGCCGTCCATCAAGCAGTGGCTCAGGCAGTGA
- a CDS encoding L,D-transpeptidase family protein, producing the protein MRYLSGKMVVGMLSASLGAAVMAADHALDSVDQQVIGAVYTLDAVFEDTFADLGEAHGFGFLEMQAANPGVDPWLPGAGTSIRMPGQHILPDTPRSGIVINLPEYRLYHYPADGGSVSTWPVGIGREGWSSPIGETRVARKEANPSWYPPQSIREEHAAAGDPLPAVVPPGPDNPMGPFKMNLAMSGYVIHGTNKLFGIGMRVSHGCFRMNNQDVTELFPQVPVGTAVTIVNQPYKLGVYANKLYLEVHTPLDEHGFPSSLDKQAAIQELLQARSELVAGYRLDWQSIRDMVYAEDGIPAVIGEPYGSL; encoded by the coding sequence ATGAGATACCTGTCGGGCAAGATGGTGGTCGGCATGTTGTCAGCGAGTCTGGGTGCTGCGGTGATGGCAGCGGACCATGCGCTGGACTCGGTCGATCAGCAGGTAATTGGAGCGGTGTATACCCTGGACGCGGTGTTCGAGGACACTTTTGCCGATCTGGGTGAAGCACATGGCTTCGGCTTCCTCGAAATGCAGGCGGCCAACCCCGGTGTAGACCCTTGGTTGCCCGGGGCGGGTACCTCGATCCGCATGCCCGGGCAGCATATTCTGCCCGATACGCCGCGCAGCGGCATCGTCATCAACCTGCCGGAGTACCGTCTTTATCATTACCCGGCGGATGGCGGCTCGGTCAGTACCTGGCCCGTGGGTATCGGTCGTGAAGGCTGGTCATCGCCGATAGGCGAGACCCGCGTCGCGCGCAAGGAAGCCAACCCCTCCTGGTACCCGCCGCAATCGATCCGTGAGGAACATGCCGCTGCGGGGGACCCGTTGCCGGCGGTGGTACCGCCCGGGCCGGACAACCCCATGGGACCGTTCAAGATGAATCTGGCGATGAGCGGCTATGTGATCCACGGCACCAATAAGCTGTTCGGTATCGGCATGCGCGTCAGTCATGGTTGCTTTCGCATGAACAATCAGGATGTGACCGAACTCTTCCCCCAGGTGCCGGTGGGTACCGCGGTGACTATTGTCAATCAGCCCTACAAACTCGGCGTGTATGCAAACAAGCTGTATCTGGAAGTGCACACGCCGCTGGATGAACATGGGTTCCCCTCGTCGCTGGACAAACAGGCGGCGATTCAGGAACTGCTGCAGGCGCGCAGTGAGCTGGTGGCGGGGTACCGTCTGGATTGGCAGTCCATACGCGACATGGTGTATGCCGAAGACGGCATTCCAGCGGTGATTGGCGAGCCTTACGGCTCACTCTGA
- a CDS encoding Lpp/OprI family alanine-zipper lipoprotein — protein MNIALKLSALSLAGLLIAGCSSNQYQEETSTRLSANENAAARAQSTADEANRKADEALAAAQRAQQTADEANERALRMLEKASRK, from the coding sequence ATGAACATTGCACTGAAACTTTCGGCGTTGTCTCTGGCAGGCCTGCTGATCGCCGGCTGTAGCAGCAATCAGTACCAGGAAGAGACGAGCACTCGCCTGTCCGCCAACGAGAATGCAGCGGCCCGCGCGCAGTCCACCGCTGACGAAGCAAACCGCAAGGCTGATGAAGCCCTGGCCGCTGCACAACGCGCCCAGCAAACGGCTGACGAAGCAAACGAGCGTGCCCTGCGCATGCTCGAAAAGGCCAGCCGCAAGTAA
- a CDS encoding GntP family permease yields the protein MLGYIGLFAGLILLIGFALRGVNIFLASIICALVVAIPNGILLPAALLEHYPFGPLGAFTFAGKFFLLFLCGAIFGKAMATSQAAKSIAVAITRGLGVKHTLLVGMVVCALLTYGGVVVFVVVFTMYPLGITLMREANLPKRIWCAATSVGAGTFTMTALPGTPSIHNVISASSLGTDLFAGGWIGLFAAAIMAGLGMWYVEREWRLARATGEGFVENAQDLRMEQLIGDPNDAPPWGLALVPLLLVLGVIMLPRLILGMADWSETEGLFAAILRFSAAQPIIWPSIALVIGALSCGVLFTSARRKLGQVFGQGAEDSIMPLLNTAAVIGFGGVVTQTAGFGEFAQWILGVEMPPLLSVFTSVSTLSAIVGSSSGGLQIFMQTLAPSYLEMGIQPEILHRIAAIAAGGLDSLPHCGAVIATFMIMGLSHKEAYKDMFVVTVAVPVIACLLSIALLMALGVGVTPPA from the coding sequence ATGCTGGGGTACATCGGGTTGTTTGCCGGGCTTATTCTGTTGATCGGATTTGCCTTGCGGGGTGTGAACATTTTTCTGGCTTCGATTATCTGCGCTTTGGTGGTGGCCATTCCCAATGGCATTCTGCTGCCCGCCGCGCTGCTTGAGCATTACCCCTTCGGCCCGCTGGGCGCCTTCACTTTCGCCGGTAAGTTCTTTCTGTTGTTCCTCTGTGGGGCCATTTTCGGTAAGGCCATGGCCACCAGCCAGGCGGCCAAGAGTATTGCTGTGGCGATCACCCGCGGGCTGGGTGTAAAGCACACCTTGCTGGTCGGGATGGTGGTCTGCGCCTTGCTGACCTATGGTGGTGTGGTGGTCTTCGTGGTGGTCTTCACCATGTATCCGCTGGGTATCACATTGATGCGCGAGGCCAATCTGCCCAAACGTATTTGGTGCGCGGCGACTTCGGTGGGAGCCGGCACATTCACCATGACCGCCTTGCCGGGTACGCCTTCCATCCATAACGTGATTTCCGCCAGCTCTCTAGGGACCGATCTGTTCGCCGGTGGCTGGATCGGTCTGTTTGCCGCGGCGATCATGGCCGGGTTGGGTATGTGGTACGTCGAGCGCGAATGGCGACTGGCCCGGGCCACTGGCGAAGGCTTTGTGGAAAACGCCCAGGATCTGCGCATGGAACAGCTGATCGGCGATCCCAACGATGCGCCGCCCTGGGGGCTGGCGCTGGTGCCTTTGTTGCTGGTGCTGGGCGTGATCATGTTGCCGCGGTTGATCCTGGGTATGGCGGATTGGTCCGAAACAGAAGGTCTGTTTGCAGCTATTCTGCGCTTCAGCGCAGCTCAACCCATCATCTGGCCGAGTATTGCGCTGGTGATCGGTGCTCTGTCCTGCGGTGTGCTGTTCACCAGCGCTCGTCGCAAGCTGGGTCAGGTATTCGGCCAGGGTGCTGAAGATTCGATCATGCCGCTGCTGAATACCGCCGCGGTGATCGGGTTTGGTGGGGTGGTGACTCAGACGGCCGGTTTTGGTGAGTTTGCGCAGTGGATACTCGGCGTCGAGATGCCGCCGTTGCTGTCGGTGTTCACCTCAGTCAGCACCCTGTCGGCGATCGTCGGTTCCTCGTCGGGCGGACTGCAGATATTCATGCAGACGCTTGCACCCAGTTATCTGGAAATGGGTATTCAGCCGGAAATCCTCCACCGTATCGCGGCGATCGCGGCAGGTGGTCTGGATTCGCTGCCACACTGCGGTGCGGTGATCGCCACCTTCATGATCATGGGGTTGTCACACAAGGAAGCCTACAAGGACATGTTTGTTGTTACCGTGGCCGTCCCGGTGATAGCCTGCCTGTTGTCCATCGCGCTGCTGATGGCGTTGGGGGTGGGGGTTACGCCGCCGGCGTGA
- a CDS encoding GNAT family N-acetyltransferase — MTADAPVQHDTEGKQFYISAEGGRAYLAYMDLGKQTMDIYRTYVPDALRGQGLAEQLTVEALKYAEEQGYTVIPSCSYVEQYMQRQQSPN; from the coding sequence ATGACCGCTGATGCTCCGGTCCAGCACGACACCGAAGGCAAGCAGTTCTATATTTCCGCTGAAGGCGGGCGTGCCTATCTTGCCTATATGGATCTGGGCAAGCAGACCATGGATATCTATCGAACCTACGTGCCTGATGCCCTGCGAGGCCAGGGGCTGGCGGAGCAACTGACCGTCGAGGCACTGAAATATGCCGAGGAACAGGGCTACACGGTGATTCCGTCATGCTCTTACGTCGAACAGTACATGCAGCGACAGCAATCGCCCAACTGA
- a CDS encoding 3-deoxy-7-phosphoheptulonate synthase, translating to MADLPINDLNVASNEVMITPAQLKARIPMSDAAQATIVESRQVIRDILDGKDHRLFIVIGPCSIHDVEAAKDYARRLKALAEEVGDTLYLVMRVYFEKPRTTVGWKGLINDPYLDDSFKIEDGLHIGRQLLCDLTDMGLPTATEALDPISPQYLQDLISWSAIGARTTESQTHRELASGLSSAVGFKNGTDGNLGVAINALQSTASPHRFMGINHEGQVSIVTTRGNRYGHVVLRGGNGKPNYDSVSVALCEKELEKSGITPNIMIDCSHANSNKDPALQPLVMDNVANQIAEGNTSIVGLMVESHIGWGSQAINKDLSQLEYGVSITDACIDWDTTVQAVRSMHAKIKDVLPARKRGQ from the coding sequence ATGGCCGACTTACCTATTAATGATCTGAACGTCGCTTCCAACGAAGTGATGATTACCCCTGCCCAACTCAAGGCCAGGATACCGATGAGCGACGCTGCGCAAGCCACCATAGTGGAAAGCCGCCAGGTCATTCGCGACATTCTGGATGGCAAGGATCACCGCCTGTTCATCGTTATCGGGCCCTGCTCCATTCATGATGTGGAAGCAGCCAAGGATTATGCCCGCCGCCTGAAAGCATTGGCAGAGGAAGTCGGCGACACCCTGTATCTGGTGATGCGCGTGTATTTCGAGAAGCCGCGCACCACCGTTGGCTGGAAAGGCCTGATCAACGATCCCTACTTGGACGACAGCTTCAAGATCGAGGATGGGCTGCATATCGGCCGTCAGTTGCTGTGCGACCTGACCGATATGGGCCTGCCCACCGCCACCGAGGCGCTGGACCCGATTTCGCCACAGTACCTGCAGGACCTGATTTCCTGGTCAGCGATTGGCGCGCGCACCACCGAATCCCAGACTCACCGTGAACTGGCCTCCGGTCTGTCCTCGGCAGTCGGTTTCAAGAACGGTACCGATGGCAACCTTGGCGTCGCCATCAACGCGCTGCAATCAACCGCCAGTCCGCACCGTTTCATGGGTATCAACCACGAAGGCCAGGTATCCATCGTCACCACCCGCGGCAACCGGTACGGTCATGTGGTATTGCGGGGCGGCAATGGCAAGCCCAACTATGACTCGGTCAGCGTGGCCCTGTGTGAAAAGGAACTGGAAAAATCCGGGATCACTCCGAACATCATGATCGACTGCAGCCACGCCAACTCCAACAAGGATCCGGCGCTGCAACCGCTGGTGATGGATAACGTCGCCAACCAGATTGCTGAAGGCAACACCTCGATTGTCGGCTTGATGGTCGAAAGCCACATCGGCTGGGGCAGCCAGGCCATCAACAAGGACCTGTCGCAGTTGGAATACGGCGTATCCATCACCGATGCCTGCATCGATTGGGATACCACTGTTCAGGCGGTGCGCAGCATGCACGCGAAGATCAAGGATGTATTGCCGGCGCGCAAGCGCGGCCAGTAG
- a CDS encoding putative 2-dehydropantoate 2-reductase, with protein sequence MQKAKPRIGVIGTGAIGGFYGLMLARAGHDVHFLLRSEYPAVREHGITVDSRVHGELNLKPVQAYADVADMPPCDWLLVGAKSTTNETLAPIIAKAAAPGARVILLQNGLNNEQQLRQLLPPELHLIGGLCYVCLYRKAPGVVVHQDNGMIDLAYHSGPADEQQQQEMIALGAEMFRDAGLKAREKGNLDGARWQKLVWNAPFNGVSVILNAGTQTLLDNAASRQLVGELMQEVVDAAEACGHSMPELLAEKLLVGTQRMPDYLPSMYHDWLHKRPMELDSLYGEALKLAAVAGCSMPKTEALLQMLQFIEAGYSASAD encoded by the coding sequence ATGCAAAAGGCAAAACCACGTATCGGCGTCATCGGCACGGGCGCCATTGGCGGGTTCTACGGATTGATGTTGGCTCGTGCGGGCCACGATGTGCATTTTCTACTGCGCAGCGAATATCCGGCCGTCCGTGAACATGGTATTACCGTGGACAGCCGCGTGCATGGCGAGCTCAATCTCAAGCCGGTGCAGGCCTATGCCGACGTCGCCGACATGCCACCCTGCGATTGGCTGCTGGTTGGCGCGAAGTCGACTACCAACGAGACTCTCGCACCCATCATCGCCAAGGCGGCCGCACCGGGGGCTCGGGTTATATTGCTGCAGAACGGATTGAATAACGAACAGCAGCTGCGCCAGCTTTTGCCGCCCGAACTGCATCTGATCGGCGGGCTGTGCTACGTCTGTCTGTATCGCAAGGCGCCCGGCGTGGTAGTGCATCAGGACAACGGCATGATCGACCTGGCCTACCATTCCGGCCCGGCCGATGAGCAGCAGCAACAGGAAATGATTGCGCTGGGTGCAGAAATGTTCCGTGACGCGGGCCTGAAGGCGCGGGAAAAGGGCAACCTGGATGGAGCCCGCTGGCAGAAGTTGGTATGGAATGCGCCATTCAACGGTGTCTCGGTCATCCTCAATGCCGGTACTCAGACGCTGCTCGATAATGCGGCAAGCCGCCAGTTGGTCGGCGAATTGATGCAGGAAGTAGTGGACGCGGCAGAGGCTTGCGGCCACAGCATGCCTGAGTTGCTGGCAGAGAAACTGCTGGTAGGTACCCAGCGTATGCCCGACTATCTGCCAAGCATGTATCACGACTGGTTGCATAAACGTCCGATGGAACTCGACAGTCTCTATGGCGAGGCATTGAAGCTGGCTGCCGTCGCGGGATGCAGCATGCCCAAGACCGAGGCACTGCTGCAGATGTTGCAATTCATTGAAGCGGGCTACTCCGCATCTGCAGACTAA
- the cysB gene encoding HTH-type transcriptional regulator CysB, whose amino-acid sequence MKLQQLRYIWEVAHHDLNVSATAQSLYTSQPGISKQIRLLEDELGVEVFSRSGKHLTRITPAGEKIIETAGEILRKCESIKQIAQEFSHERKGVLTLSTTHTQARYALPPVISRFMQSYPDVSLNMHQGTPTQISEMAVNGTADFAIATEGMELFNELVMMPCYRWNRCVIVPKGHPLAEVGKLTLETLSEQPLVTYIFGFTGRSKLDDAFSHQGLSPKVVFTAADADVIKTYVRLGLGVGIVAKMAVDPKIDDDLVVIDASHLFESSVTHLGFRRGTFLRGFMYDFIEAFAPHLTRERIEEVLMCQNRQEIEALFEAVELPVY is encoded by the coding sequence ATGAAACTGCAGCAGCTGCGCTATATCTGGGAAGTGGCGCACCATGATCTGAACGTGTCGGCGACAGCGCAAAGCCTCTATACCTCCCAGCCGGGCATCAGCAAACAGATTCGTTTGCTGGAAGACGAGTTGGGAGTGGAAGTGTTTTCCCGCAGCGGCAAGCACCTGACGCGCATCACGCCGGCAGGGGAGAAGATCATTGAGACTGCGGGCGAAATTCTGCGCAAATGCGAGAGCATCAAGCAGATAGCCCAGGAATTCAGTCATGAGCGCAAGGGCGTGTTGACGCTGTCAACCACCCATACCCAGGCACGCTATGCCTTGCCGCCGGTGATCAGTCGTTTCATGCAGAGCTACCCTGACGTCTCCCTGAACATGCATCAGGGCACGCCGACTCAGATCAGTGAAATGGCCGTCAACGGCACCGCCGACTTCGCCATCGCCACCGAAGGGATGGAGCTGTTCAACGAGCTGGTGATGATGCCGTGCTACCGCTGGAACCGCTGCGTGATTGTGCCCAAGGGGCATCCCTTGGCTGAGGTCGGCAAGCTGACCCTGGAGACTCTCAGCGAGCAGCCGCTGGTGACCTACATATTCGGCTTTACCGGACGCTCCAAGCTGGACGATGCATTCAGTCATCAAGGCCTCTCGCCCAAGGTGGTATTCACTGCGGCTGATGCGGACGTGATCAAGACCTATGTGCGACTGGGGCTGGGTGTCGGTATTGTGGCGAAAATGGCTGTTGACCCGAAAATCGATGACGATCTGGTGGTCATCGATGCCAGTCATCTGTTCGAGTCCAGCGTGACCCATCTGGGCTTTCGTCGAGGCACCTTCCTGCGCGGCTTCATGTATGACTTTATCGAGGCTTTCGCGCCCCACCTGACGCGCGAGCGAATCGAGGAAGTGCTGATGTGCCAGAACCGTCAGGAGATCGAGGCGCTGTTCGAGGCGGTGGAGTTACCGGTTTATTGA
- a CDS encoding phosphoadenylyl-sulfate reductase has translation MSTNLFDVETLAAEYASKSPQDILKLATQHFDDLWLSFSGADDIVVLDMAWKINPDIKVFTLDTGRLHPETYRFLEEVRKHYGIQLEVLSPDQQALEAYVKEKGLFDFYESGHGECCGIRKIAPLRRKLAGVDAWITGQRRDQSPGTRSNVPVVEIDGAFSSQDKSLIKFNPLANYSSEDVWNYIRMLEIPYNSLHERGFFSIGCEPCTRPVLPNQHEREGRWWWEEATQKECGLHAGNLIAKN, from the coding sequence ATGTCCACCAACCTGTTCGATGTAGAAACCCTGGCTGCAGAATATGCGAGCAAGTCGCCGCAGGATATTCTCAAGCTGGCCACTCAGCATTTCGATGACCTCTGGCTGTCCTTCAGCGGCGCGGATGATATCGTCGTGCTCGATATGGCGTGGAAGATCAATCCCGACATCAAGGTCTTCACCCTGGATACAGGGCGTCTGCACCCGGAAACCTACCGTTTCCTGGAAGAAGTCAGAAAACACTACGGAATCCAGCTGGAGGTATTGTCCCCCGACCAGCAGGCTCTGGAAGCCTATGTCAAAGAGAAAGGATTGTTCGACTTCTACGAAAGCGGTCACGGCGAATGCTGCGGCATCCGCAAGATCGCCCCGCTACGCCGCAAACTGGCCGGCGTGGATGCCTGGATCACCGGTCAGCGCCGCGATCAGAGCCCCGGCACGCGCAGCAATGTGCCGGTAGTCGAGATCGACGGGGCCTTTTCCAGTCAGGACAAATCGCTGATCAAGTTCAATCCGCTGGCCAACTACAGCAGCGAGGATGTGTGGAACTACATCCGCATGCTGGAAATCCCCTATAACAGCCTGCACGAACGCGGCTTCTTCAGCATCGGCTGCGAACCCTGCACCCGCCCCGTTCTGCCGAACCAGCACGAGCGCGAAGGTCGCTGGTGGTGGGAGGAAGCCACGCAGAAGGAATGCGGGCTGCATGCCGGGAATTTGATCGCGAAGAATTGA